One Clostridia bacterium DNA segment encodes these proteins:
- a CDS encoding DUF488 domain-containing protein, translating into MDVRVKRIYEPPAPDDGRRVLVDRLWPRGVSKEAARLDAWLRDVAPSPELCRWFGHDPDRWEEFRTRYLQELEAPERADALSELLRWAQEGRLTLLYAARDQEHNNAVVLLERMLQGGSGGD; encoded by the coding sequence ATGGACGTGCGCGTGAAGCGGATCTACGAACCCCCGGCTCCGGACGACGGCCGCCGCGTTCTCGTCGACCGGCTTTGGCCGCGCGGCGTCTCCAAGGAAGCGGCCCGCCTGGACGCCTGGCTGCGGGACGTGGCGCCGAGCCCCGAGCTCTGCCGCTGGTTCGGCCACGATCCCGATCGCTGGGAAGAGTTCCGCACTCGCTACCTGCAGGAACTCGAGGCGCCCGAGCGCGCCGACGCCCTCTCCGAACTGCTGCGCTGGGCGCAGGAGGGGCGGCTGACCCTCCTCTATGCCGCGCGGGACCAGGAACACAACAACGCCGTGGTGCTTCTGGAGCGCATGCTCCAAGGAGGCTCCGGCGGTGACTGA